The following proteins come from a genomic window of Plectropomus leopardus isolate mb unplaced genomic scaffold, YSFRI_Pleo_2.0 unplaced_scaffold23965, whole genome shotgun sequence:
- the LOC121966313 gene encoding 1-phosphatidylinositol 4,5-bisphosphate phosphodiesterase delta-4-like, whose translation MASVFFSAEGFNPSWNENFQFDVYVPELAVVRFLVEDYDSTSDNEFVGQYTLPLSSLKMGYRHVPLLNKDGDVLHSAGLFVHIMVVDAE comes from the exons ATGGCGTCTGTCTTCTTTTCTGCTGAAGGTTTTAACCCGTCATGGAACGAAAACTTCCAGTTTGACGTGTACGTGCCGGAGCTGGCGGTGGTGCGATTCCTCGTTGAAGACTACGACTCCACGTCTGATAACGAGTTTGTCGGACAGTACACGCTTCCGCTCAGCAGCTTAAAAATGG GATACAGACACGTCCCTCTGCTCAATAAGGACGGAGACGTCCTCCACTCAGCTGGACTCTTCGTTCACATTATGGTCGTTGACGCTGAGTAA